The following are encoded in a window of Flavobacterium psychrotrophum genomic DNA:
- a CDS encoding winged helix-turn-helix transcriptional regulator, with product MLTKSNQLPMGNQKQQSMGKPTELDCRASMLPIQDALEALNGKWKLLIISSISLGNTRFKEIERSIPKISSKVLAKELKDLENNLLIKRTVSDYSAVLTEYSLRPHAETLKDVLIALRDWGKLHRKAIIDK from the coding sequence TTGCTTACCAAAAGTAACCAGTTACCTATGGGTAATCAAAAACAACAGAGCATGGGCAAGCCAACAGAATTAGATTGCCGGGCATCAATGCTACCCATACAGGATGCACTGGAAGCCCTTAATGGTAAGTGGAAATTATTAATAATATCGTCTATATCATTAGGAAATACGCGCTTCAAAGAAATTGAACGAAGCATCCCAAAAATATCATCTAAGGTATTGGCTAAAGAACTAAAAGACCTGGAAAACAACCTGCTGATTAAGCGTACGGTATCCGATTACTCAGCCGTATTAACCGAATATTCTTTACGTCCCCACGCAGAAACCCTTAAAGATGTTTTAATTGCTCTGCGTGACTGGGGCAAACTGCACCGCAAAGCCATAATAGATAAATAG
- a CDS encoding RagB/SusD family nutrient uptake outer membrane protein: MKNINLKLAAGLMLAAFTFSSCLNDLDQSDPSSVGLPTVEELYSKPEAYKETLAKLYAGFSTTGQDGPSGSPDISGIDEGFSQYIRGLWLLQELTTDEAVIGWNDQTIKDFHYQTWSSNDNFINATFSRLDFEIKNCNEYLRQTTDVKLDARGVTGDLRTEIAAYRAEARFLRAVSYWHFLDLFGGRVGIVTENDPTTYFLPKQATAQEMFDFIDTELTDLVTNLKAPRTNEYPRVDKAAAWMLRAKLYLNAQVYTGKAKYAEAMPLLTQVINSGYALHDKYDELFLADNDKNGAQNEAIFAVAFDGLRTKTYGGTTFLVHAPLGGSMPVAEFGVNGGWGGVRTTSAFVAKFNNSTMDDRSNFYTSGQSLEITDIGNFGDGYAIKKFKNVTSAGVKGSDAAGDFVDTDFAIFRLADAYLMYAECALRTGQDIANGLVYVNKVRERAYGSTAGDVTSMNLNFILDERARELHWEGHRRTDLVRFGKLTGGSYLWPYKGNTPTGSPTPSFRNIFPIPTRALAANPLLVQNPGY, from the coding sequence ATGAAAAATATCAACTTAAAACTAGCGGCCGGTCTTATGCTCGCAGCATTTACGTTCAGCTCGTGCCTTAACGACCTGGACCAGTCAGACCCATCAAGCGTAGGCTTACCTACGGTTGAAGAACTCTACAGCAAGCCTGAAGCTTATAAAGAAACTCTTGCAAAACTTTATGCAGGCTTTTCTACTACAGGCCAGGATGGCCCATCAGGATCACCAGACATTTCCGGCATTGACGAAGGCTTTAGCCAGTATATACGCGGACTTTGGTTACTACAGGAATTAACTACCGATGAGGCTGTTATAGGCTGGAATGACCAGACAATTAAAGATTTTCATTACCAGACATGGTCATCTAATGACAACTTTATAAACGCAACGTTTAGCCGTCTTGACTTTGAGATCAAAAACTGTAATGAGTACCTGCGCCAAACAACAGATGTAAAACTGGATGCCCGTGGCGTAACAGGAGACCTGCGTACAGAAATTGCAGCCTATCGTGCCGAAGCCCGTTTTTTAAGGGCAGTTAGCTACTGGCATTTTCTTGACCTCTTTGGGGGTCGTGTAGGTATCGTAACAGAAAATGACCCTACAACATACTTTTTGCCAAAACAAGCTACGGCACAGGAAATGTTCGATTTTATAGATACTGAACTTACTGACCTTGTTACAAACCTTAAAGCACCACGCACTAACGAATACCCAAGGGTAGATAAAGCGGCTGCATGGATGCTTAGGGCCAAGCTGTACTTAAACGCACAGGTATATACCGGCAAAGCTAAATATGCCGAAGCCATGCCACTACTTACCCAGGTTATAAACAGCGGTTATGCGTTACACGACAAATATGATGAATTGTTTTTGGCAGATAACGATAAAAACGGTGCGCAGAACGAAGCAATATTTGCTGTCGCATTTGATGGCCTTCGCACTAAAACTTATGGAGGGACTACCTTCCTGGTACATGCGCCACTGGGTGGTTCTATGCCAGTAGCAGAGTTTGGTGTAAACGGCGGCTGGGGTGGCGTAAGGACCACATCTGCATTTGTGGCAAAGTTTAACAACAGCACAATGGATGACAGGTCTAATTTCTACACATCAGGACAATCTCTTGAAATTACCGACATAGGTAACTTTGGTGACGGTTATGCTATAAAAAAATTTAAGAACGTAACCTCTGCAGGGGTTAAGGGATCTGACGCCGCAGGAGATTTTGTAGACACTGATTTCGCTATATTCCGCCTTGCAGATGCTTACCTTATGTATGCAGAGTGTGCCCTGCGTACCGGCCAGGATATAGCTAACGGCTTAGTATATGTAAACAAGGTTAGGGAGAGGGCATATGGCAGTACCGCAGGTGACGTAACAAGTATGAACCTTAACTTTATTCTTGATGAAAGGGCACGTGAACTGCATTGGGAAGGCCACCGCAGGACAGACCTTGTGCGCTTTGGCAAATTAACAGGAGGTTCTTACCTATGGCCGTATAAAGGCAATACACCAACCGGAAGCCCTACACCAAGCTTCAGAAATATTTTCCCAATACCTACAAGAGCTTTGGCTGCAAACCCATTGCTGGTACAAAACCCAGGCTATTAA
- a CDS encoding SusE domain-containing protein, translating to MKTLRNSMIAILAIFAVSCNIDDVENRPVVQGKDAPVLTAPEEGNTYVLSPETMDLLAERFVWSAANFGEGIIPNYNIEIDKAGDNFDTPVIVASANGATQLAASQNVLNTAVRALGASPFVTANFEVRVKAYVGTNILYSNAVEMIITPYTTETPRLWVTGTYQTASGYGTDWSGEAAPQLKAQSYGNTNFEGYVYIATAETGSGEGIKFQSNATGDGITYGMGAGANLIADGGPAIAVSQPGYYQIKVNTAATTLSYSLTQTTWGVIGSATAAITGGDGWSNDIDMTYDQTIKKWTLTTALSAGEIKFRANDAWTLNYGDDQADSSLNEGGANIAVTAGTYKITLDLSSPRAYTYTVELQ from the coding sequence ATGAAGACTTTAAGAAATTCAATGATAGCGATACTTGCAATATTTGCAGTATCATGTAATATAGATGATGTAGAAAACAGGCCTGTAGTACAAGGCAAAGACGCTCCGGTGCTTACTGCACCTGAAGAAGGTAACACCTATGTACTTAGCCCTGAAACCATGGATCTTCTTGCCGAAAGGTTTGTATGGTCTGCGGCAAATTTTGGCGAAGGCATTATTCCTAACTACAACATCGAGATAGACAAAGCAGGAGATAATTTTGATACGCCTGTAATTGTAGCGTCTGCAAATGGTGCCACGCAACTGGCGGCTTCTCAAAACGTATTAAATACCGCCGTTCGCGCATTAGGTGCATCACCTTTTGTTACCGCAAACTTTGAGGTAAGGGTAAAAGCCTATGTTGGCACAAACATACTTTACAGTAATGCCGTAGAAATGATCATTACACCTTACACTACAGAAACACCGCGCCTGTGGGTAACCGGTACCTACCAGACTGCAAGTGGCTATGGAACCGACTGGAGTGGCGAAGCAGCACCGCAGCTTAAAGCACAGTCATATGGTAATACTAACTTTGAAGGCTATGTATATATAGCTACCGCTGAAACCGGCTCTGGTGAAGGCATTAAATTTCAGTCTAATGCGACGGGAGACGGAATTACTTATGGCATGGGCGCAGGTGCTAACCTTATTGCAGACGGTGGGCCGGCTATTGCCGTTAGCCAGCCCGGATATTACCAAATAAAAGTAAATACTGCTGCTACAACCCTTTCTTATTCGCTTACACAAACAACGTGGGGTGTTATAGGATCTGCTACAGCAGCTATTACCGGTGGCGATGGCTGGAGTAACGACATAGACATGACGTATGACCAGACTATAAAAAAATGGACGTTAACTACTGCACTATCTGCGGGTGAAATTAAATTCCGCGCTAATGATGCATGGACCCTTAACTATGGCGATGACCAGGCAGACAGTTCTCTTAACGAGGGCGGTGCCAATATTGCAGTAACAGCGGGAACGTATAAGATAACGCTCGACCTAAGCTCTCCAAGGGCATACACTTACACTGTAGAACTTCAATAA
- a CDS encoding NADPH-dependent F420 reductase has protein sequence MNIGIVGSGNMGRTIGLNWASKGHNVFFGHRRVEMLETIKNIAGNIPIRTGTAMEAILNSDVILYCLRNTFPSEIAAQELWNGKTVIDLNNNWESLKTSGTDSLAYKYQQDIPGAHLVKAFNNHAQELFETDAYVLHKANTGSFYCGDNIAANAIVSGLIEDIGLTPIHSGPLSNAYILENMGHLIKFLMQQRGLMISYGLTAFPEPEEYKFGGRVASTIK, from the coding sequence ATGAATATAGGAATTGTAGGTAGTGGTAATATGGGCAGAACCATAGGGCTTAACTGGGCTTCAAAAGGCCATAACGTTTTCTTTGGGCACAGACGTGTCGAAATGCTGGAAACCATTAAAAATATTGCGGGTAATATACCGATAAGGACAGGAACCGCCATGGAAGCAATTCTAAATTCTGATGTTATATTGTATTGTTTGCGTAATACCTTTCCTTCAGAAATTGCCGCACAGGAATTATGGAACGGTAAAACGGTTATCGATCTTAACAACAACTGGGAAAGTCTTAAAACTTCAGGGACAGACTCGCTGGCCTATAAATATCAGCAGGATATTCCCGGGGCGCATTTGGTAAAAGCATTTAATAACCATGCCCAGGAATTATTTGAAACAGATGCCTATGTACTGCATAAAGCTAATACGGGCAGCTTTTATTGTGGAGACAACATTGCTGCAAATGCAATAGTTTCAGGATTGATAGAAGACATCGGGCTAACACCCATTCACAGCGGGCCTTTATCTAATGCGTATATATTAGAAAATATGGGGCACCTTATTAAATTTTTGATGCAGCAACGCGGCTTGATGATTAGTTATGGGCTAACCGCTTTTCCTGAACCGGAAGAGTATAAATTTGGCGGTAGGGTAGCATCTACCATAAAATAA
- a CDS encoding alpha-amylase family glycosyl hydrolase: MKKITLLILLLINLTAFAQVTTTPNPGLPTAPVTLNFNKAGTPLASYTGTIYAHIGVTVNGTRWSNVKGSWGNNTTQPALTLVSGTNYKLELTPDLYSYFGVAAGSTITEICVVFRAATNSPQSDDIFVNVGAFQVNLTAPAEGSTTIINSGGSLSIAANNIGGNARYNLIANGTSINTIESTANYTYTHNNITANTHYQMVTTLGTEVKTKEFDVIVNPGNVNQAMPAGAKDGINYNPADATTATLVLNAPGKDFVYVAGSFNNYNPGTTHAMKKDPATGKFWLTLTGLTAGQNYTYQYWVIDQTPTANSKALVKVADAFSNLVLSPNDDPFITPAVYPNLPVYPAGQSFDVSVLKTGQPVYDWQATGFVRPAKEDLIVYEALIRDFNTEKTWNSMAAQIDYFKNLHVNAIELMPVMEFEGNISWGYNTIYHMATDKSYGTADAMKAFIDLCHQNGIAVILDVALNHVYGRSPLVRMWANDPDGDGYGDPATDNPYCNTVARHAYSVGSDLNHQSALTQYYVQRTVEYWMNEFKIDGFRWDLTKGFTQNCTAGDETCTSAYQADRVAILKQYADYQWAIDPDFYVIFEHLGVGGSANEEVEWANYRIAEGKGIMPWGNFNYAYNQLSMGYAEQSNFANMDFENRGYIASRVMGYMESHDEERLMYKNLLHGVTTNNYNIKDLATGLERQKAIGAVSLLIPGPKMFWQFAELGYNFGINYCENGTYNNDCRTNPKPIPAERGFTTDAARMSIYNTWAKFNELKQANPVFHTNTFTITSGTLTPRIDIWNNSLNEGQLKAVVVLANFGVVPQTVNTNFSIAGNWYNLMDNTVVTAGTGTVTIPAGEFRVYGNQPAVLNNETVTTPAAAALYPNPANQQFSINAPVVKAEVYTLTGQLVKNFGPNSNGSSYDVSSLTKGIYLVKATDSANRQSTMKLIKE, encoded by the coding sequence ATGAAAAAAATTACACTTTTAATACTGCTACTTATAAATCTTACAGCTTTTGCACAGGTAACTACCACGCCAAATCCGGGCCTGCCTACTGCCCCTGTAACGCTAAATTTTAATAAAGCAGGCACACCGCTTGCCAGCTATACCGGTACTATCTATGCTCATATAGGGGTTACTGTAAACGGCACAAGGTGGAGCAATGTAAAAGGGTCATGGGGAAACAATACAACCCAGCCTGCCCTTACACTGGTAAGCGGAACGAATTATAAACTGGAACTTACCCCTGATTTATACAGCTACTTTGGCGTAGCAGCCGGAAGCACCATTACTGAGATATGTGTGGTGTTCAGGGCAGCTACAAACAGTCCGCAATCAGATGATATTTTTGTAAACGTAGGCGCTTTTCAGGTAAACCTTACAGCTCCTGCCGAAGGCTCTACTACTATAATTAACTCTGGCGGTAGTCTTTCAATCGCTGCTAATAACATTGGTGGTAATGCACGTTATAACCTTATTGCAAACGGCACAAGCATTAATACTATTGAGAGCACTGCAAACTATACCTATACCCATAATAACATTACAGCCAATACCCACTACCAAATGGTTACAACACTGGGTACAGAGGTTAAGACCAAAGAATTTGATGTTATTGTAAATCCGGGGAATGTAAACCAGGCCATGCCGGCAGGTGCTAAAGACGGTATTAACTATAATCCTGCCGATGCCACAACGGCAACATTGGTACTAAACGCACCGGGCAAAGATTTTGTATATGTGGCTGGCAGCTTTAACAACTACAACCCTGGTACGACACACGCCATGAAAAAAGACCCTGCAACGGGTAAATTCTGGCTAACGCTTACAGGGCTTACTGCCGGGCAAAATTACACCTACCAATACTGGGTTATCGACCAGACTCCCACAGCAAACAGTAAAGCACTTGTAAAAGTTGCCGATGCGTTTTCTAACCTGGTGCTGTCTCCTAATGACGATCCGTTTATCACACCCGCAGTTTACCCTAACCTGCCTGTTTATCCTGCAGGACAATCTTTTGATGTATCTGTACTAAAAACAGGGCAACCGGTTTATGACTGGCAGGCAACAGGCTTTGTGCGCCCTGCGAAAGAAGACCTTATAGTATATGAAGCGCTAATACGCGATTTTAATACTGAGAAGACCTGGAACAGTATGGCTGCACAAATAGACTACTTTAAAAACCTGCATGTAAATGCTATCGAGCTAATGCCGGTAATGGAATTTGAAGGTAATATCTCCTGGGGCTATAATACGATCTATCATATGGCAACGGATAAATCGTATGGAACGGCTGACGCCATGAAAGCATTTATCGACCTTTGCCACCAAAATGGTATTGCCGTAATATTAGATGTTGCCCTTAACCATGTATACGGACGTTCGCCACTGGTGCGCATGTGGGCAAATGACCCCGATGGCGACGGATATGGCGATCCTGCCACAGATAACCCCTACTGTAATACTGTTGCAAGGCATGCCTACAGCGTGGGTAGCGACCTTAACCACCAGAGTGCGCTTACTCAGTATTATGTGCAACGTACAGTAGAATACTGGATGAACGAGTTTAAGATAGATGGTTTCCGTTGGGACCTTACAAAAGGATTTACACAAAACTGCACCGCCGGAGATGAAACCTGCACAAGTGCCTACCAGGCAGACCGCGTAGCTATACTTAAACAATATGCAGATTACCAGTGGGCTATTGACCCTGATTTTTATGTAATATTTGAACACCTTGGTGTGGGCGGCAGCGCTAACGAAGAGGTAGAATGGGCTAACTATCGTATTGCAGAAGGCAAAGGAATTATGCCATGGGGTAACTTTAACTACGCATACAACCAGCTTAGCATGGGATATGCTGAGCAAAGCAATTTTGCAAACATGGACTTTGAAAACCGTGGCTATATAGCATCCCGCGTTATGGGATACATGGAGAGCCACGATGAAGAAAGGCTTATGTACAAAAACCTTTTACATGGGGTAACTACAAACAATTACAACATTAAAGATTTAGCAACAGGACTGGAAAGACAAAAAGCAATAGGTGCGGTATCATTACTTATACCGGGGCCTAAAATGTTTTGGCAGTTTGCAGAGCTTGGCTATAACTTTGGCATTAACTACTGCGAAAACGGAACGTATAATAACGACTGCCGTACAAACCCTAAGCCTATACCGGCAGAGCGTGGATTTACTACAGATGCTGCCCGTATGAGCATTTATAATACCTGGGCTAAGTTTAATGAGCTTAAACAAGCTAACCCTGTATTTCATACCAATACGTTTACCATAACATCTGGCACCCTTACCCCGAGAATAGACATATGGAACAACAGCCTGAACGAAGGCCAGCTAAAAGCTGTAGTGGTACTTGCTAACTTTGGTGTAGTGCCTCAAACAGTAAATACTAACTTTTCTATTGCGGGCAATTGGTACAACTTAATGGATAACACAGTTGTTACCGCTGGCACCGGTACTGTTACCATACCGGCAGGCGAGTTTAGGGTATACGGCAATCAGCCGGCAGTGTTAAATAACGAAACTGTAACTACACCCGCAGCTGCAGCACTTTATCCTAACCCTGCAAACCAACAGTTTAGCATTAATGCTCCTGTTGTAAAAGCAGAAGTGTATACACTTACAGGCCAACTTGTAAAAAACTTTGGCCCAAACAGCAATGGCAGCAGCTATGATGTGAGCAGCCTTACTAAAGGTATCTACCTTGTAAAGGCAACCGACTCTGCTAACCGCCAGAGTACCATGAAACTTATTAAAGAATAG